The sequence CTGGTCGCCGCGGCGGTGCTGCTCGTCCTGGCCGGGCACGGCGCGTGGCGGGCGCTGCGGCCCCCCTCCGCGATGAGTCCGCAGGTCGTACGGCGTGGGCTGGACACCCCGGCCCGGGCCTACCTGGCGATCCTCGCCCTGACCCTGCTCAACCCGGCCACCGTCGTCTACTTCGCGGCGCTCGTCCTGGGGCGGGGCGACCTCGGCGGTGCCGATGTCATGGCGGCCGGGCTGTTCGTGCTCGGGGCCTTCCTCGCCTCGGCCAGCTGGCAGTTGCTGATCGCCGGGGGTGGCACGCTGGTCGGCCGGGCCCTCACCGGCCCGCGAGGTCGGCTGGTCACCGCGCTGGCGTCCAGCACGATCATCGCCGCGCTCGCCGTCGCCGTGCTGTTGGGGTGAGGATCCACGGTGGACTATCGAAGTGTGACAGTCTCATGACAGTTGATCTTCGATGGTGTTACGGCGGCATCGGTCGAATCGGCAGGTCCCGCCGTCGAACGCACCGATCGCTTTCACATTTCCGACCACCGATGCTCGGCCGTCGGGGCGGCCACCCGCGCGTGCGCCGCCGTCGGCGCGCGCCGACGATCACCTGGCGGAGCCACGCACTCGACATCCTGTCAGGACACCATCACCTGTTCGCCTGATGTCGGGAGTCCGTCGTCCGTTTAGGGTCTCTGACCAACTCGTGGATCAGCCGTGCGCGCCCCGCCGACCCGGGGCGGCGCGACGGCGCCACCATTTCTCACCGAGCAGGGAGACGTCTTGAGGATCACCCTGATGCGTCTACCGCGCCACCGTGCACCGGACGGTCGGCCGCGGCGTGGGCGGATCGCAACCTTACTCGCCACCGCGCTGGTAGCGGCGGCGCTGCCGGCGCTGGCGGCGCCCGCGACGGCCAGCGCGGCCCCGTCCTCCAGCGGCCCGTGGCACAAGGTGGACGGCAAGCCGGCACCGACCAGGGCCGGTAAGAAGGCCACCGTCAAAGCCAAGCGGCTCGCCGCGTTCACCCTGGACCGCGGCAGCCTGAAGAGCAGCCTCGACAAGGCGCCGCGGGAGCGCGGCAAGGCGCTGCTCCAGCAGCGGCAGATCGTGTCGCTGCCCGCGCCCGACGGGACGTTCCAGCGCTTCGAGCTGGTGAACTCGCCGGTGATGGAGGCGGGCCTGGCCGCGAAGCACCCCGAGATCACCACGTACGCCGGCAAGGGCCTGGACGACCCGAGCGCGACCATCCGGGCCGACCTCACCCCGCTCGGCTTCCACGCCTCGGTCCGCTCGGCGTCCGGGAACTGGTACGTCGACCCGTACTACCACCTCGACCAGAGCCTGTACGCGAGCTACTTCGCCCGCGACCTGGAGAACCCGCACGGCGAGTTCGTCGAGCGCGAGGACGTGGCGCACGAGGCGCACGCCCTGGCGGACGAGATCGCGGCGGCCGCGGCCGAGGCCCCGGCCGGACCGCTGGTGAAGCTGCGCACCTACCGAGTGGCGCTGGTGACCGACCCCTCCTACGCCAACTTCTTTGGCGCGGAGAACGTCACCGCCGCCAAGGTCACGCTGATGAACCGGGTCACCCAGATCTACGAGGACGAGACGGCGATCCGGCTCGTGCTGATCAATGACACCGACAAGACCAACCTGAACACCCCGGCGCTGGCCACCGAGCCGAACGGCCCGTGTGGCGCGGCGGCGTGCTTCACGCCGGCGCAGATCAGCTCCTGCGGCAGCGGCACGCTGAACCGCAACCGGATCGTGCTCGGCCAGATCGTCGGCGCCAGCAACTACGACGTCGGCCACATCGGACTCGGCGTGAACGGCGGCGGCGTGGCCGGCCTCGGCGTGATCGGCGGCGACGGCAAGGCGCGCGGCTGCACCGGTCTGCCGCAACCGATCGGTGACTTCTACGCGGTGGACTACGTGGCACACGAGATGGGCCACCAGTTCGCCGGCAACCACACCTTCAACGGCACCCAGTACAACTGCTCGGGCGGCAACCGGAGCGCGGCCAACTCGTACGAGCCGGGCAGCGGCTCGTCGATCATGGCGTACGCCGGCATCTGCCAGCAGGACAACCTCCAGCCGCACACCGACCCGTACTGGTCGCACCGCAGCTACACCGAGATCACCACGTACGTCACGGCGAACCGTCCGGCGATCAACGAGGTGCAGACCGTCTCGCTGTACGACTTCGACACCAACGGTGACTCGTTCCGGGTGCGGTACAACGGCAACGACTCGGCGCCGATCGTGCGGGGTGTCAACTACACCGCCGCCGGCATCAAGGCCGCCATCCAGGGGATCGCCGGCTGGCCGGCCGGCGCGACCGTCACCGTGGCCGGCTTTGGCGGCAGCAGCACGCCGGACGACACCGGCTTCCAGGTGACCTTTGGCGGCACGCTGGCCAACACCAACGTCGCCGCGCTGGAGCTCACCGACTTCTCCGGCGCCTCCGGTTTCGTCGGTGAGACGGCCAAGGGCGGTGCCATCGACAACGGCGGCTTCCTGGTCGAGGAGACCGCCAACCACGCGCCGGTGGTCACCGTGCCGGGCACCGTCACCATCCCGGTGCGTACCCCGTTCGCGCTGACCGGCAGCGCCACCGACGCCGACGGCGACACGGTGACGTACATGTGGGAGCAGAACGACCGGGGCGCCACCGCCGGCACCGCGCTGATGAACAACACCAAGACCAACGGGCCGCTGTTCCGGGTGTTCGGTGAGGCGGCGAACGTGTCGCCGGAAGACACCCTGAAGTACCACTCGCCGGGTCAGAACCACGTCACGACCAACTCGACCCGGGTCTTCCCGGACATGAAGCAGATCCTGGTGGGCAACACGAACGCCAAGACGGGCGCCTGCCCGGCCGCTCCGGCCCCGCCGCCCACCGGCGGTGCCTCGAACGTGCCGGCGGACATCCTCGACTGCTACTCGGAGTTCCTGCCCACCCGGGACTGGGTCGGCTTCACCAACGACCGGACCCTGCACTTCAAGCTCACCGCCCGCGACGGGCGGCTGGGTGGCGGTGGCGTCGGCAGCGCCGACGTCGCGGTGGCGCTGGCCCCGAACGCCGGGCCGTTCCTGGTCACCTCGCAGGGCACCGCCGCCGTCCTCGACGGTGGCTCGACCCAGACGGTCACCTGGGACGTGGCCGGCACCGACACGGCGCCGGTGAACGCCAGCCAGGTGAAGATCTCGCTGTCCGCCGACGGCGGGCTCACCTTCCCGTACGTGCTGGCCGAGAGCACCCCGAACAACGGCAGCGCGACGGTGACCCTGCCCAACGTGGCGAGCAAGCAGGCCCGGATCAAGATCGAGGCGGTCGGCAACATCTTCTTCGATGTGAACGACGCCGACTTCACCATCCGGTCCGTCCCGGTCGTCACCAACGACGCTCCGGCCGGCGGGGCCCGCGTCCAGTACAGCGACGCGCTCTCGCCGACCGTCACCGTCTCGGCGACCGACGGCGACACCGCCGGCGCCGCGCTGACCGCGTCCGCCGCCGGCCTGCCCGCGGGCCTGTCGCTGGCCGTGGCGACGACCTCCGGCACCGACACCCTGCCCGGTACGCGCAGCTGGACCGTCACCGGCACCACCACGGCGGCCCCGGGTGACTACCCGGTCACCGTGACGGTCTCCGACGGCACCGGCCTGGCCGGCAGCACCTCGTTCACCATCACGGTCACCGCCGAGGACGCGGCGGCGACCTGGGCCGGTGACACGCTGGTGAGCACCGCGACCAGCGATGCCTCCGGCAAGGCGCTGCTGCGGGCCGTCGTCCAGGACAGCTCGGTGCTGCCCTCGGCGACGGACACCACCGCGGGTGACATCCGGAACGCCACGGTCACCTTCACCGAGGGTGGCGTGACGCTCTGCACCGGCACGCTGGAGCTGCTGGGCGCGGCGACCACGACCGCCGCCGCGGCGTGCGAGGTCACCCTGCCGGCGGGTACGCACACCGTCACCGCGACGATCGGTGGGTACTACACGGGCAGCACCACCACGCAGGTGACCGTCGCGGTCTCCGACGGCGGCTTCCTCACCGGTGACGGCGAGATCACCGTCGCCCGCTCGGCGGGGGCGTACCCGGCCGACGCGAAGTCGAAGGTCGCGGTGGACCTGACCGCGAAGCCCGCCACGGCCAAGAAGGCCGCGTCGGGCGAGGCCGAGATCGCGTTCCGCTCCGGCGGCAAGTCCTACACGATCAAGGCCGACACCGTCGACGGGCTCGGTATCACCTCGGCCGGCAAGGTCGCCCAGGTGCGCTACCAGGCCAGCCTGTACGACAGCAACGGCAAGGTGGTGGCCAGCGGCCTGACCCTGGCCGTGACGGTGACCGACCGGGGCGCGCCCGGGCGGAACGACACCGTCGGCATCACCCTGTGGAACGGCGGTGCCCTGCTCTTCTCGTCCGACTGGACGGGGAACGGGACCGACGAGGTCAACCTGACGGCGGGCAACCTCACCGTCCACTGACCGACAGGTAGCGCGGGAGGACGCCGGTCGCGGTGTCCTCCCGCGTTCCATTTTCCGCCGTGCCGTACGGTCAAGCGGTGACCAGCCGACCCGCAGCCGGGGGCGGCCGGTGGGTCGAGGTCGACCCGGCCCGCGTCACCCGCTGGGTCGAGGGCTTCGCCGACCGGCACGGCCCGCCCATCACCGCCGTCGAGGGGTACGGCCTGCTGCTCGCCGCCCCGGACGGGGCGACGGCCGAGCTGCACACCCCGCCCGGCGCCCCGCCCAGCGTCGACGTACCCGGCTTCGTGGCCGCCGCCGGCACACCCCGGCGGCTCGGCCTGCTGCTGGCCCGCAAGGGCGCGGTGGCGGTCGGCGTCGCCGAGGGAACCGACCTGGCCGTCTCCAAGGTGGACACCCGCTACGTGCAGGGGCGCACCGCCGCCGGCGGCTGGTCGCAGCAGCGGTTCGCGCGGCGGCGGGACAACCAGGCCAAGGCGGCACTGGGCGACGCGGTGGAGCTCGCCGTACGGCTGCTGCTGCCGGAGGCGGCGACGCTGGCCGCGCTGGTCTGCGGCGGTGACCGCCGTGCGGTGGACACCGTGCTGGCCGACCGGCGCCTGGCCCCGCTCGCCGCGCTGCGTGCCGACCGGCTGCTCGACGTGCCCGAGCCCCGGCACGCGGTGCTGGTCGCCGCGATGGCCGCCGCCCGCGCCGTGCGGATCCTGGTCCGCGACCCCACCGGCTGACTCGGTGTGCGGCAACCTGTGGTCTCGTCATCGCTTTTGACCACAACGTGCTGCACATGGAGTCGATCAAGAGGTGCGGGTTAGAGGGTGCCGCCGGAGGTGTCGCAGGACTTCGGGTCGCCGGTGGACCAGCCCTTGGTGAACCACTGCTTGCGCTGGTCGGAGGTGCCGTGGATGAACTCGCTCGGGTTCACCGGCCGGTCGGCGGCCTTGCTCATCGCGTCGTGGCGGATCTTCTCGGCGGTGTCGATCGCCTGCTGGATGTCTTCTTCCGTGAAGCTCTTGAAGAGCTTCTGTCCCTTCGCGGCGGTGGTGCCGACGGCGTTCTTCACCCAGACGCCCGCGTAGCAGTCGGCCTGCAGCTCCAGCTTCACGGAGAGCGCATCGGCGTTCTTCGGGTCGCGCTGCTGCTGGCGGCGCATCTGCGTCTCGGTGCCGAGCAGGTTCTGCACGTGGTGGCCGTACTCGTGGGCCAGCACGTACGGCTGGGCGAACTCGCCCTTCGTGCCGACTTCCTCGGCGAGGCGAAGTTAGGAGGCGACCTCGAGGTAGACCGCGTGGTCCACCGGGCAGTAGAACGGCCCGACGCCGGGCGGGACGTAGCCGCAGCCGGTGCCCGTGGCTTTCCTGAAGTAGACGGCCTTGGCGGGCCGGTACTGCTGGCCGAAGACCTCCGGCAGGGCGGTCTGCCAGTACGCCTGGATCGAGTTGACGTAGTGGGTGTTGCGGCACTCGAGCACTTCGAAGGCGTGCCGGGCCGAGCACTTCTGCTCCAGCGGAATGTTGTCGCTCTGGGCGGAGCCGCCGGTGATGGCGTTGAAGCCGAAGCCGCCGCCCACCAGGGCGACGAGCGCGGCGATGACGATGCCCACGATCTTGCCCCGGCCACCGCGGATCGGGATCGGGATGCCTCTCCCGCCGCCTCCGCCGGATCCTCGCCGATCCTCCACCTGGCTGGTGCCGATCTGCGCGTTCTCGTTCAGCCCCATGTTGACCCCGATCCCCGATTTCTCCGTGCCTGGTGCTTGCGGTACCGCGCCGGTCCGGACGGCGTTTTCGATACCCGATGATCTTGCCCGGTGATTCGGAGGAAGGGGTAGGGGCTGCCCGCTGCCCCGACGGAACGTGGTGGACCTCGACCGCCGGGCGGTGACCCGCCGGGGCGCGCCGAGGTCTCCGAGGTGGCGTCAGAGGGTGGTGCCGAAGGTGTCGCAGGACTTCGGGTTGCCGGTTGACCAGCCCTTGGTGAACCACTGCATGCGCTGCTGGGAGCTGCCGTGGGTGAACTCGTTCGGGTTGACCGGCCGGCCGGCGCGGTTGGCGATCGCGTCGTCGCCGATCTTCTCGGCGGTGTCGATCGCCTGCTGGATGTCCTGCTCGGTGATGCTCTTGAAGAGCTTCTGGCCCTTTGCGTTGGTGGTGCCGGTGGCGCTGCGGGCCCAAACGGCCGCGTAGCAGTCGGCCTGCAGCTCCAGCCGTACCGAGAGCGCGTTGGCGTTGGCCGGGTCGCGCTGCTGCTGGCGGCGCATCTGCGCCTCGGTGCCGAGCAGGCTCTGCACGTGGTGGCCGTACTCGTGGGCCAGCACGTACGGCTGGGCGAACTCGCCCTTCGCGCCGAGCTGGTCGGCGAGGAGCCGGTAGAAGGTGAGGTCGATGTAGACCAGGTGGTCGGCCGGGCAGTAGAACGGCCCGACGCCGGAGTCGGCGGCGCCGCAGCCGGTGCGCACGGCCTGGCTGAAGAAGACGGTCTTGGCGCGCCGGTACTGCTGGCCGAAGACCTCGGGCAGCGCGGTCTGCCAGTACGCCTGGATCGAGTTGACGTAGAGGGTGTTGCGGCAGTCGAGCTGCTTGAGCGCGTCCCGGGCCGAGCACTTCTGCTCCAACGCGGTGTTGTCGCCCTGATCCGAGCCGCCGCCGGTGATGGCGTTGAAGCCGAAGCCGCCACCCACCAGGGCGACGAGCACGGCGATGACGATGCCCACGATCCCGCCCCGGCCACCGCCGATCGGGATCGGGATGCCCATCCCGCCGCCTCC comes from Micromonospora viridifaciens and encodes:
- a CDS encoding LysE family transporter — its product is MTGAFLAGLVAGYGVAVPVGAIAVLILGLSARTGFRVGAAAAFGVATADGVYAAVAALGGAAVAGLLAPFADPLRLVAAAVLLVLAGHGAWRALRPPSAMSPQVVRRGLDTPARAYLAILALTLLNPATVVYFAALVLGRGDLGGADVMAAGLFVLGAFLASASWQLLIAGGGTLVGRALTGPRGRLVTALASSTIIAALAVAVLLG
- a CDS encoding M12 family metallo-peptidase, which translates into the protein MRLPRHRAPDGRPRRGRIATLLATALVAAALPALAAPATASAAPSSSGPWHKVDGKPAPTRAGKKATVKAKRLAAFTLDRGSLKSSLDKAPRERGKALLQQRQIVSLPAPDGTFQRFELVNSPVMEAGLAAKHPEITTYAGKGLDDPSATIRADLTPLGFHASVRSASGNWYVDPYYHLDQSLYASYFARDLENPHGEFVEREDVAHEAHALADEIAAAAAEAPAGPLVKLRTYRVALVTDPSYANFFGAENVTAAKVTLMNRVTQIYEDETAIRLVLINDTDKTNLNTPALATEPNGPCGAAACFTPAQISSCGSGTLNRNRIVLGQIVGASNYDVGHIGLGVNGGGVAGLGVIGGDGKARGCTGLPQPIGDFYAVDYVAHEMGHQFAGNHTFNGTQYNCSGGNRSAANSYEPGSGSSIMAYAGICQQDNLQPHTDPYWSHRSYTEITTYVTANRPAINEVQTVSLYDFDTNGDSFRVRYNGNDSAPIVRGVNYTAAGIKAAIQGIAGWPAGATVTVAGFGGSSTPDDTGFQVTFGGTLANTNVAALELTDFSGASGFVGETAKGGAIDNGGFLVEETANHAPVVTVPGTVTIPVRTPFALTGSATDADGDTVTYMWEQNDRGATAGTALMNNTKTNGPLFRVFGEAANVSPEDTLKYHSPGQNHVTTNSTRVFPDMKQILVGNTNAKTGACPAAPAPPPTGGASNVPADILDCYSEFLPTRDWVGFTNDRTLHFKLTARDGRLGGGGVGSADVAVALAPNAGPFLVTSQGTAAVLDGGSTQTVTWDVAGTDTAPVNASQVKISLSADGGLTFPYVLAESTPNNGSATVTLPNVASKQARIKIEAVGNIFFDVNDADFTIRSVPVVTNDAPAGGARVQYSDALSPTVTVSATDGDTAGAALTASAAGLPAGLSLAVATTSGTDTLPGTRSWTVTGTTTAAPGDYPVTVTVSDGTGLAGSTSFTITVTAEDAAATWAGDTLVSTATSDASGKALLRAVVQDSSVLPSATDTTAGDIRNATVTFTEGGVTLCTGTLELLGAATTTAAAACEVTLPAGTHTVTATIGGYYTGSTTTQVTVAVSDGGFLTGDGEITVARSAGAYPADAKSKVAVDLTAKPATAKKAASGEAEIAFRSGGKSYTIKADTVDGLGITSAGKVAQVRYQASLYDSNGKVVASGLTLAVTVTDRGAPGRNDTVGITLWNGGALLFSSDWTGNGTDEVNLTAGNLTVH
- a CDS encoding acVLRF1 family peptidyl-tRNA hydrolase → MTSRPAAGGGRWVEVDPARVTRWVEGFADRHGPPITAVEGYGLLLAAPDGATAELHTPPGAPPSVDVPGFVAAAGTPRRLGLLLARKGAVAVGVAEGTDLAVSKVDTRYVQGRTAAGGWSQQRFARRRDNQAKAALGDAVELAVRLLLPEAATLAALVCGGDRRAVDTVLADRRLAPLAALRADRLLDVPEPRHAVLVAAMAAARAVRILVRDPTG
- the ypfJ gene encoding KPN_02809 family neutral zinc metallopeptidase, translating into MELNENAEIDTSQVDDRRGSGGGGGMGIPIPIGGGRGGIVGIVIAVLVALVGGGFGFNAITGGGSDQGDNTALEQKCSARDALKQLDCRNTLYVNSIQAYWQTALPEVFGQQYRRAKTVFFSQAVRTGCGAADSGVGPFYCPADHLVYIDLTFYRLLADQLGAKGEFAQPYVLAHEYGHHVQSLLGTEAQMRRQQQRDPANANALSVRLELQADCYAAVWARSATGTTNAKGQKLFKSITEQDIQQAIDTAEKIGDDAIANRAGRPVNPNEFTHGSSQQRMQWFTKGWSTGNPKSCDTFGTTL